A genomic stretch from Carboxydocella sporoproducens DSM 16521 includes:
- a CDS encoding HIT family protein, with product MMDCIFCQLPKETFIAENELAVAIFDKFPVNPGHTLVIPKRHFANFFEATGEEIMAIYDLLQEVKRILETQFKPDGYNVGINVGQVAGQTIMHLHVHVIPRYQGDVDKPRGGIRNLKPNLVPYVEEL from the coding sequence ATGATGGATTGTATTTTTTGTCAGCTGCCGAAAGAAACCTTTATTGCTGAAAATGAGCTTGCAGTTGCTATTTTTGACAAGTTTCCTGTTAATCCTGGGCATACGCTGGTAATTCCCAAGCGTCATTTTGCAAATTTTTTTGAGGCGACTGGAGAAGAAATAATGGCTATTTATGATTTGTTACAGGAAGTAAAAAGGATACTTGAAACGCAATTCAAGCCCGATGGCTATAATGTTGGAATAAACGTAGGGCAAGTAGCTGGACAGACTATCATGCATCTGCATGTCCATGTCATTCCCCGTTATCAGGGGGATGTGGATAAGCCCCGCGGTGGGATAAGAAACTTGAAGCCAAATTTAGTACCTTATGTGGAGGAACTGTAG
- a CDS encoding nucleoside triphosphate pyrophosphohydrolase codes for MKVYNKLVRDRIPEIIEQTGKKVEYEVVEDNEKVIQLLEEKLLEEWQEYKESGSVEEIADLLEVLFAIAERKGISRDELLELARKKAEERGGFRRGVVLIGTY; via the coding sequence ATGAAGGTTTATAACAAACTGGTGAGAGATCGAATACCAGAAATCATTGAACAGACCGGCAAAAAGGTGGAGTATGAAGTGGTGGAGGATAATGAGAAAGTGATCCAGCTGCTGGAAGAGAAACTTCTGGAGGAATGGCAGGAGTATAAGGAGAGCGGGAGTGTGGAGGAGATTGCCGACCTGCTGGAGGTGTTGTTTGCTATAGCCGAGAGGAAAGGGATAAGCAGGGATGAGTTATTGGAGCTGGCAAGAAAGAAGGCAGAGGAACGAGGGGGGTTTAGGAGAGGGGTGGTTTTGATTGGAACATATTGA
- a CDS encoding Wadjet anti-phage system protein JetA family protein: MKPELNLFAVIPEKFFSVLASPLKEDYANILFRIFHQYRLTNFGLSREVLLDIIIDYLEEKAEDEQFTRLLDESVWEESLDLGSSPRDRASFVLRKLEETGWITRETLVNYEEYINLTDYAIQILDLLDKIRKNHRAEYQGYVFATYTLLYTEEASRQGAMALEKAYEQTEALLNGLKALSHNIKRYIERVQDELDPKAILRLHFEDYKAEILDRSYHRLKTSDNVSRYRPKIVDRINQWYNDENWVQEAAVHEVQRRRQGELTIEEARELIYGRMDFIRQTYLNLDQLLEEIDRRNSQYASASLLQIQYRLNSSQNLEGQILSLLQYLAQLLTEQAARGDDDLPAAMAGLFSLYSQSYLDEKSLYTPRRAARQHQPAEVVEAVTVDERVRAQRVAELQARLAEKLTRDKINRYVLEKLGEREMIRAEELGIEAMEDYLKLIYTAVYGRSQRVDYRVEYSGPRVTAAEGAFEFKNIVIRRRKGR; this comes from the coding sequence ATGAAGCCAGAGCTAAACCTCTTCGCTGTTATTCCTGAAAAATTTTTCAGCGTCCTGGCCAGCCCCCTCAAAGAGGACTATGCTAATATCCTCTTCCGCATTTTCCACCAGTACCGGTTGACCAATTTCGGTTTATCCAGGGAAGTTTTGCTGGATATCATCATTGATTACCTGGAGGAAAAGGCGGAAGATGAACAATTTACCCGTCTGCTCGATGAAAGCGTCTGGGAAGAAAGCCTGGACCTGGGCAGCTCGCCCCGGGACCGGGCCAGCTTTGTTTTGCGCAAACTGGAGGAAACGGGCTGGATTACCAGAGAAACCCTGGTCAATTATGAAGAATATATCAATCTCACCGATTATGCCATTCAAATCCTGGACTTGCTGGACAAAATCCGCAAAAACCACCGGGCGGAATACCAGGGTTATGTATTTGCTACCTATACTTTACTTTACACCGAGGAGGCCAGCCGGCAGGGGGCCATGGCCCTGGAAAAGGCCTATGAGCAGACGGAAGCCCTGCTCAACGGGCTGAAGGCGTTAAGTCATAATATCAAGCGCTATATTGAACGGGTTCAGGATGAACTGGATCCGAAGGCCATCTTGCGCCTGCATTTTGAAGATTATAAGGCGGAGATTCTGGACCGCAGTTATCACCGGTTGAAAACATCGGATAACGTTTCCCGCTATCGGCCTAAAATCGTGGACAGGATCAACCAGTGGTACAATGATGAAAACTGGGTACAGGAAGCGGCAGTCCATGAGGTGCAGCGCCGGCGCCAGGGGGAGCTGACCATAGAGGAGGCGCGAGAGCTGATTTATGGGCGCATGGATTTTATCCGACAAACCTACCTCAACCTGGATCAACTGCTGGAGGAAATCGATCGGCGCAATTCCCAGTATGCCAGTGCCTCTCTGTTGCAGATTCAGTACCGGCTGAACAGCAGCCAGAACCTGGAGGGGCAAATTCTTTCCCTTTTGCAGTACCTGGCCCAGTTGTTAACCGAACAGGCAGCCCGGGGAGATGATGATTTGCCAGCGGCCATGGCTGGACTGTTCAGCCTGTACAGCCAGTCTTATCTGGATGAAAAATCCCTTTATACTCCCCGCCGGGCAGCGCGACAGCACCAGCCGGCAGAAGTGGTGGAAGCGGTTACAGTGGACGAGCGGGTTCGGGCCCAACGGGTGGCGGAACTGCAGGCGCGCCTGGCGGAAAAGCTGACCCGGGACAAAATCAACCGCTATGTGCTGGAGAAACTGGGCGAACGGGAGATGATCCGGGCCGAAGAGCTGGGTATCGAGGCCATGGAGGATTACCTCAAATTGATTTACACGGCAGTCTATGGCCGTTCACAGCGGGTGGACTACCGGGTGGAGTATAGTGGACCGCGGGTAACAGCGGCAGAAGGAGCTTTTGAATTCAAAAATATCGTCATCCGGCGGCGGAAGGGAAGATAA
- a CDS encoding DUF4194 domain-containing protein: MNWYTRYEGLNNSDKGEFNRVVNLLLAVTFVNKKHPDQRRDYYFIERHEEMFHQYLALAGWELRHDAVHGVYQAVNSQDFNRLRLKLEESIILLLIRLIYEEKRKELHLSEHVSFRVRELQEKYAALKISKRPINKKSLREGLALFKRFHLLEVLDGDVTDPECRLLIYPAILLAVRVEDVRQVYERLSAYGEDGEEGEAE, translated from the coding sequence ATGAACTGGTATACCCGTTATGAGGGATTGAATAACAGTGATAAAGGGGAATTTAACCGGGTGGTAAATTTATTACTTGCGGTGACTTTTGTCAATAAAAAGCATCCCGACCAGCGCCGGGATTATTATTTCATCGAACGGCATGAGGAAATGTTTCACCAGTATTTGGCCCTGGCCGGCTGGGAGCTGCGACATGATGCTGTCCACGGCGTTTACCAGGCTGTCAACAGTCAGGACTTCAATCGCTTGCGGCTGAAGCTGGAGGAGAGCATTATTCTTCTGCTCATCCGGTTGATCTATGAGGAAAAACGCAAGGAGCTGCATCTATCTGAACACGTTAGTTTCCGGGTGAGGGAGTTGCAGGAAAAATATGCTGCCCTGAAAATCAGCAAACGGCCTATCAATAAAAAGTCTTTGCGGGAAGGGTTGGCCCTGTTTAAGCGTTTTCATCTGCTGGAGGTTCTGGATGGGGATGTGACCGACCCGGAATGCCGCCTCCTGATCTATCCGGCTATTTTGCTGGCAGTCAGGGTGGAGGATGTGCGCCAGGTTTACGAGCGACTGAGCGCCTATGGGGAAGATGGGGAAGAAGGAGAAGCAGAATGA
- a CDS encoding ATP-binding protein, producing the protein MKDLTGIKLINWHYFTNETIRIKNSVLLTGDNGSGKSTILDAMQYVLVADLRKIKFNVSAHDETKRDLLGYLRCKTGNDRSDGRKFLRQGDITSFVVLEFFDTDKQKPFLLGVVADSYADDINWDSRFFKIENQALADELFFLPGTRRPRNIKVFRDHLKKLSGATLYPSADQYRRDLLQKLGSLNERFFELLVKAISFKPITDIREFVYNYVLDAKPIQIEAMVENFRRYSEYRNLARQTREKIEDLTAILDRYQEIRNQQETARMQEYIIKGATAVGLRAELEANLRDSARKEEDLNRIKSELAGLANREEVLEGECNGYREALAASSTYQLIKDLEREISWLEVEEKRLEQDRQMLQELAAAELASLRRLLAANCLTESEKLTLAPLPPLLTALSQGQGGEEAAAVLAAGLAALKEVQARLDQEIWTLKGRLQELTEREEKLRSELAQLRQGRFAYDRRITDLQAVIRQGFRQDKGLEVEVSILCELLEIRDEKWRDAVEGFLNTQRFDLLVEPRYFDYALTLYERYKRQKGISGVGLVNTRAVEKFIDRVEANALAEEVLTDNPYARGYVNQLLGNVIKCETEQELKYHRRAITPTCMTYQNNTARQINFKVYETPYIGEKAIPKQIAKKEGELAELVREREQLAAMLAERESWRRETAYKEGSYAKLTDRLSAITRLAAIRDELAAKRAELDRMDRSDLEALQGQLALRQAELKQVREQINLRNREAGAAEEALKRARNLQLELKLQAEAAEAEWEEFKRRYPELAVRGEESLQKELARKKPREVAESFRINYQGLLTQINTKQQQLMSLQSQYNNRWHFGGRIDGNDIAEYRAEYQKLADSELPEYEEKILQAQKEAEEEFKEHFIYKLKENIELAQSQFNTLNDALKDIAFGSDKYRFLVTPSQKYKRFYDMIMDTDLLGGGESLFASHFRERHREAMDELFERMENQHLEAVKENVELFTDYRTFLDYDIKIYHANGEVSTFSKVCREKSGGETQTPYYVAIVASFLQLYRLKHNRAAARLVMFDEAFNRMDSDRVENFLRFLRDLGLQALIAAPTDKCEYIAPYVGTTLLVMRDGHSSWIEDYKVLKEEMLRR; encoded by the coding sequence ATGAAAGACTTGACGGGGATTAAACTGATCAACTGGCATTATTTTACCAATGAAACCATTCGTATCAAGAACAGTGTACTTTTGACCGGGGACAATGGCTCGGGAAAGTCTACCATTCTGGATGCCATGCAATATGTGCTGGTGGCTGATTTGCGCAAAATCAAATTCAATGTTTCTGCCCATGATGAGACCAAACGGGATCTTTTGGGCTATTTGCGCTGTAAAACCGGCAATGACCGCAGTGATGGCAGGAAGTTTTTGCGCCAGGGGGATATTACTTCTTTTGTGGTCCTGGAATTTTTTGATACTGACAAACAAAAGCCCTTTCTGCTGGGGGTGGTGGCTGATTCCTATGCCGATGACATCAACTGGGACAGCCGCTTTTTTAAAATTGAAAACCAGGCCCTTGCGGATGAGTTGTTTTTCCTGCCCGGCACCAGACGACCGAGGAATATCAAGGTCTTTCGGGACCATTTAAAAAAATTGTCCGGTGCTACCCTTTATCCTTCCGCTGACCAGTATCGGCGGGATTTGCTGCAAAAATTGGGTTCTTTAAATGAACGTTTTTTTGAGCTGCTGGTCAAAGCCATTTCCTTTAAGCCCATTACCGATATCCGGGAGTTTGTCTACAATTATGTCCTGGATGCCAAACCCATTCAGATCGAGGCCATGGTGGAAAACTTCCGCCGTTACAGCGAATACCGCAATCTGGCCCGGCAGACCAGAGAAAAGATTGAGGACCTGACTGCGATTCTGGACCGGTATCAGGAAATCCGGAACCAGCAGGAGACGGCCCGGATGCAGGAGTATATCATCAAAGGGGCTACTGCCGTCGGTCTCAGGGCTGAGCTGGAAGCCAATCTGCGCGACAGCGCCCGGAAAGAAGAAGATTTAAACCGGATCAAAAGCGAGCTGGCCGGGCTGGCCAACCGGGAAGAGGTTCTGGAAGGGGAATGTAACGGCTACCGGGAAGCACTGGCTGCCAGTAGCACTTACCAGTTGATTAAAGACCTGGAAAGGGAGATCAGCTGGCTGGAGGTGGAGGAAAAACGGCTGGAGCAGGACAGGCAAATGCTGCAGGAACTTGCCGCTGCTGAGCTGGCTTCTCTGCGGCGCTTGCTGGCAGCCAATTGTCTAACTGAATCAGAAAAACTGACCCTGGCTCCTTTGCCGCCTCTCCTGACGGCCTTGAGTCAGGGCCAGGGCGGGGAGGAAGCGGCAGCGGTTCTGGCGGCCGGTTTGGCTGCCCTCAAAGAGGTCCAGGCCCGGCTGGACCAGGAGATCTGGACCCTGAAAGGCCGGTTGCAGGAACTGACAGAAAGGGAAGAAAAGTTACGGTCAGAACTGGCCCAGTTGCGCCAGGGACGGTTTGCCTATGACCGGCGGATTACCGATTTACAGGCCGTGATTCGCCAGGGCTTCCGCCAGGATAAGGGGCTGGAAGTGGAAGTATCGATTCTCTGCGAATTGCTGGAAATCAGGGATGAAAAATGGCGGGATGCCGTCGAAGGCTTTTTAAATACCCAGCGCTTCGATCTGCTGGTGGAACCCCGGTATTTTGACTATGCCCTGACCCTGTATGAACGCTATAAAAGGCAGAAAGGGATTTCCGGTGTGGGCCTGGTTAATACCCGGGCGGTGGAAAAATTTATCGACCGCGTGGAAGCCAATGCCCTGGCTGAAGAAGTACTGACGGATAATCCTTATGCTCGTGGTTATGTCAACCAGTTACTGGGCAATGTAATCAAATGTGAAACAGAACAGGAGTTGAAATATCACCGCCGGGCCATCACTCCCACCTGTATGACTTACCAGAACAATACTGCTCGTCAGATTAACTTTAAAGTCTATGAAACCCCTTATATCGGTGAAAAAGCTATTCCCAAACAAATCGCCAAAAAGGAAGGGGAACTGGCTGAACTGGTACGGGAACGGGAACAGCTGGCTGCTATGCTGGCGGAGCGGGAAAGCTGGCGGCGGGAAACGGCGTATAAAGAAGGCAGCTACGCCAAATTAACAGACCGCTTATCTGCTATTACCCGCCTGGCGGCGATACGAGATGAACTGGCTGCTAAACGGGCAGAGCTGGACCGGATGGATCGCTCGGATCTGGAGGCTCTGCAGGGTCAACTGGCTTTGCGGCAGGCGGAACTGAAACAGGTGCGGGAACAGATTAATTTACGCAACCGGGAAGCAGGGGCGGCAGAAGAAGCATTGAAGCGGGCCCGTAATCTGCAGCTGGAGTTAAAGCTGCAAGCCGAGGCAGCAGAAGCGGAATGGGAAGAGTTCAAAAGGCGTTATCCCGAACTGGCGGTCCGGGGTGAGGAAAGTTTGCAGAAAGAGCTGGCCCGCAAAAAGCCGCGGGAAGTGGCGGAAAGTTTTCGCATCAACTACCAGGGCCTGCTAACCCAGATCAATACCAAACAGCAGCAGTTAATGAGCTTGCAGAGCCAGTACAACAACCGGTGGCATTTCGGTGGCCGGATTGACGGGAACGATATCGCGGAATACCGGGCGGAATATCAAAAGCTGGCGGACAGCGAGTTACCGGAATACGAGGAAAAAATCCTTCAGGCTCAAAAAGAGGCTGAGGAGGAATTTAAGGAACATTTCATCTACAAACTAAAGGAAAATATTGAACTGGCTCAATCACAGTTCAACACCCTCAATGATGCCCTGAAAGATATTGCTTTTGGTTCTGACAAATACCGCTTTCTGGTTACTCCCAGCCAGAAGTACAAGCGGTTTTATGATATGATTATGGACACTGATTTGCTGGGCGGTGGCGAATCCCTTTTTGCTTCTCATTTCCGGGAACGGCACCGGGAAGCCATGGACGAGCTGTTTGAGCGCATGGAAAATCAGCACCTGGAAGCGGTAAAAGAAAACGTGGAGTTGTTTACTGACTATCGCACTTTTCTGGATTATGATATTAAGATTTACCATGCCAATGGCGAGGTTTCTACCTTTTCTAAGGTTTGTCGGGAGAAATCCGGTGGTGAGACCCAAACTCCCTATTATGTAGCGATTGTAGCTTCCTTCCTGCAATTATACCGGCTGAAGCACAATCGGGCGGCGGCGCGCCTGGTTATGTTTGATGAAGCCTTTAACCGCATGGACAGCGACCGGGTGGAAAATTTCCTGCGCTTTTTGCGGGACCTGGGCTTACAGGCCCTGATCGCTGCTCCTACCGATAAATGTGAATATATTGCCCCCTATGTCGGCACCACCTTATTAGTGATGCGGGATGGCCATAGCAGCTGGATCGAGGATTATAAAGTGCTGAAGGAAGAGATGCTCCGCCGTTAG
- a CDS encoding Wadjet anti-phage system protein JetD domain-containing protein — MNQHSRQILHTLLDKYENSGSYRGTSTRPRRLFYRFTPRTLPAYFDDTSARQKEEINSDMIHLAEAGVIEIFWVKHEEGNLIQKVALRIEGLPTAFHLLRRTPRQSREESMLALVRNYRGQGPAWLENFLAWLEERLLLREGISPYLDLHDMEIADRVLTALQALTELQEETPERVFSLRVLGHSKAWAAIAQRVLRIVRDFHGGWGLEEAREVWAEFGLVANPQHIFVHGNLTLQVAGGIVETRLFQPDLGLSAQLIQNMQVLDVQADFLITIENLTSFYQFIRKHPGQYVAVYLGGYHNRLRREFLQKIQRCLLEQGREIPCYHWGDIDYGGFDIFRHLAEHSLLPLNPYLMDSETLLRHRHLALAISDAYARRLAGLLDKPGFEAFREVIEVMLRERIRLEQESVEVIV, encoded by the coding sequence ATGAATCAGCATAGCCGTCAGATTCTGCATACTCTTTTAGACAAATATGAAAACAGCGGCAGTTACCGGGGCACCAGCACCAGGCCCCGCCGGCTATTTTACCGATTTACTCCCCGGACCTTGCCAGCCTATTTTGATGATACTTCAGCCCGGCAGAAAGAGGAAATTAACAGCGATATGATCCATTTGGCTGAAGCAGGGGTAATCGAGATTTTCTGGGTGAAACATGAGGAAGGCAATCTCATCCAGAAAGTGGCCCTGAGAATAGAAGGCTTACCCACTGCCTTTCATCTGCTCAGGCGTACGCCGCGCCAGAGCCGGGAAGAGAGTATGCTGGCCCTGGTCCGCAATTACCGGGGCCAGGGTCCCGCCTGGCTGGAAAACTTTCTGGCCTGGCTGGAGGAGCGGCTGCTGCTTCGGGAAGGCATTAGTCCATATCTGGACTTGCATGACATGGAAATAGCCGACCGGGTTCTGACTGCCCTGCAGGCCCTGACAGAGCTACAGGAAGAAACGCCCGAGCGGGTATTCAGCCTGCGGGTGCTGGGACATAGTAAAGCCTGGGCGGCTATTGCTCAGAGGGTCCTGCGGATAGTGCGGGATTTTCACGGGGGCTGGGGCCTGGAGGAGGCCCGGGAGGTCTGGGCGGAATTTGGTCTGGTGGCCAATCCCCAGCATATTTTTGTTCATGGTAACCTCACCCTGCAAGTAGCCGGTGGGATAGTGGAAACCCGCCTTTTCCAGCCTGATCTGGGTCTTTCTGCCCAGCTGATTCAAAATATGCAGGTGCTGGACGTCCAGGCAGACTTCCTCATCACCATCGAGAATTTGACTTCTTTTTATCAATTCATTCGCAAACATCCGGGCCAATATGTGGCAGTCTACCTGGGCGGTTACCACAACCGGTTACGGAGGGAGTTTTTGCAGAAAATCCAGCGTTGCCTGCTGGAGCAGGGCCGGGAGATTCCCTGTTATCACTGGGGGGATATCGATTACGGCGGCTTTGATATTTTCCGCCACCTGGCTGAACACAGTTTACTGCCGCTCAATCCCTATCTGATGGATTCCGAGACCTTGCTGCGGCATCGCCATTTGGCCCTTGCCATCAGTGATGCTTATGCCCGGCGCCTGGCGGGGTTGCTGGATAAGCCAGGATTTGAGGCGTTTCGCGAGGTGATAGAGGTAATGCTGCGGGAAAGAATCCGGCTGGAGCAGGAATCGGTGGAGGTAATTGTGTAG